A section of the Marinoscillum sp. 108 genome encodes:
- a CDS encoding GlxA family transcriptional regulator: MITVSILVPESSVMQAIADPQYLFSAANQFLAAAGKEPLFEVELVGAKKEIKLNEGRYSIHTDRLVQDIDRTDLVLIPALFGDMQAAIAQNKMLLPWIHQQYGKGAEVASLCVGAFLLASTGLLDGKKCSTHWGFQNEFRELFPEVEVMDGSVITEEHRIYSSGGANSYWCLLLHLLEKYTDRETAILASKYFAVDIDRDSQAAFSMFKGQKNHTDEAIKTAQDFIEKNIADRILVDDLANMMAVGRRTFERRFKLATNNTVQEYIHRVKIEAAKRQFENSRKNINEVMFDVGYTDTKAFRSMFKKITGLTPIEYRNKYNKMAEVEV; encoded by the coding sequence ATGATAACAGTAAGCATTCTCGTACCTGAATCCTCTGTGATGCAGGCCATTGCAGATCCCCAGTATTTGTTTTCGGCCGCCAATCAATTTTTAGCTGCCGCAGGGAAGGAACCTTTGTTTGAAGTAGAATTGGTAGGGGCCAAAAAGGAGATTAAACTCAATGAGGGCCGGTACTCTATCCATACCGATCGGCTGGTGCAGGACATAGACAGGACGGATCTGGTACTGATCCCGGCACTTTTTGGCGACATGCAGGCGGCCATTGCCCAAAATAAAATGCTGCTGCCCTGGATTCATCAGCAATACGGAAAAGGAGCGGAGGTGGCATCTCTCTGTGTTGGGGCTTTCCTGCTGGCCTCTACCGGCCTGCTCGATGGGAAGAAGTGCTCCACTCACTGGGGTTTTCAAAATGAGTTTAGGGAGCTGTTTCCAGAAGTAGAGGTGATGGATGGCAGTGTGATCACCGAGGAGCATCGCATCTACTCCAGTGGTGGTGCCAACTCCTACTGGTGTTTGCTGCTGCATTTACTGGAGAAATACACCGATCGCGAAACAGCCATACTGGCGTCCAAGTATTTTGCTGTGGATATTGATCGTGACAGTCAGGCGGCTTTTTCTATGTTTAAGGGACAAAAGAACCATACCGATGAGGCCATCAAAACGGCACAGGATTTTATAGAAAAGAACATTGCCGACAGGATACTGGTGGATGATCTGGCGAATATGATGGCCGTGGGGAGGCGAACCTTTGAGCGTAGGTTCAAGCTGGCCACCAACAATACGGTGCAGGAGTACATCCACCGGGTGAAAATAGAAGCCGCCAAGCGTCAGTTTGAGAACAGCCGCAAAAACATCAACGAAGTGATGTTTGACGTGGGCTATACGGACACGAAGGCTTTTCGCAGCATGTTCAAAAAGATCACCGGTCTCACCCCCATAGAATATCGCAACAAGTACAATAAAATGGCTGAAGTGGAGGTGTAG
- a CDS encoding histidine kinase dimerization/phosphoacceptor domain -containing protein has protein sequence MRQPESISYPARACCFGKGHYYMVYGIIWAWIFFPFSGFSQVKYDWKPLPDVKAIKSYSDQFHAQVKKHPPDPAPPVIREVYLDEQPEFVTSIQPDLLSRLHFEAYELTLDQRIDIPNGMVFKDISNSNIKYLDQAHGLLTNDISVIAEDKDGLIYLGSSKGLLVFNGKELSVYQGNAAFSLTGIRSLWFDAEGKLWVATDINICYIQNQKIFVPEMDFGPTHLQGFSESSATGEFFIFTVYHGLFILKEGQMYQYNAGLPTPHVSCAIRTDDGRLWFAFGNSGFGYIQKDSLFMYKREGIENSPRSLLEVGGELWLGQFRGKLMKHRNDSLFNVLLNDRRRHHIYSFAPNEQGLWFPDYAEGVYLIKKNGEYDFIGEEHGLNGRVSFTLMADSFENIWVADAGNGISRIDELAFRPTRKFVSNHGIFQIEPDAYGNSWYFMNGGGLISESEVGYVEYLNSDRYSTSGAVSGDSVWISSETLGLTLLKDGVFTTYRMKKDEELDSTIYDIKMDANARIWGWNYANRLYSFRNGQFYNFSSAPDLKDFKFINVLQTADKTIYAVALNNGVIAISNNKYAHLNMGNGLLSDQISFVFQDESGNTWFCASGRVQVVDAQGQSTVYQIKETESNPILQILETEKGSFMATTASGLLLMEKDQEGLTHKFYGKENGLKLIGNRMITRDRQGRILIGGGTSLKTFDPYYLKSDKSRPRLTLNRVLADGVEVDRDHLEVEQEKVVNFVFNKIFWGQQSDLVYKLQHRSRSGNWNHVSSNVISFKELQYGNYELLVYAEGEGRKSEELQFKFTILPFWYQTDGAKLMYFLLAVTLIVGYIFYRESRARIAKIRLQKLVDERTAELQVEKLNVVRQLQQKEILMQEVHHRVKNNLTFLKSLLYLRARASKDAEVRLILDECQARIQSMALVHQNLYDVQDASEVDFDLFLRELFFELESMFDQDRSNINIELAVSDFKVDVKLSVFLGLILNEMITNSFKYAFPNGEEGRILVRLSQMSEHFELTYADSGLGFGESFDFKTSTGFGFKLINILLNQIDAQMQYVNNGMTTFTIVIPK, from the coding sequence ATGCGCCAGCCAGAGTCCATTTCATACCCTGCCAGAGCTTGTTGCTTTGGGAAAGGCCATTATTATATGGTTTATGGAATAATATGGGCCTGGATCTTTTTTCCCTTTAGCGGATTTTCACAAGTCAAATATGACTGGAAGCCCTTACCCGATGTAAAGGCGATAAAGTCCTATTCAGATCAGTTTCACGCTCAGGTGAAAAAGCACCCACCGGACCCTGCGCCTCCGGTGATCAGGGAGGTCTATCTGGATGAGCAACCAGAGTTCGTCACCAGCATACAGCCTGATCTCCTTAGTCGGTTACATTTCGAAGCGTATGAGCTCACCCTGGATCAGCGGATTGATATCCCAAATGGCATGGTCTTCAAGGATATCTCCAACTCCAATATCAAGTATTTGGATCAGGCCCACGGTTTACTAACCAATGACATAAGCGTCATTGCTGAAGACAAGGACGGTCTGATTTACCTGGGGTCGTCTAAAGGATTGTTGGTTTTCAATGGGAAGGAGTTAAGTGTTTATCAGGGCAATGCGGCTTTTTCGCTCACGGGCATCCGGAGTTTGTGGTTTGATGCGGAGGGGAAACTGTGGGTGGCTACAGATATCAATATTTGCTACATTCAGAACCAGAAAATATTTGTGCCGGAAATGGACTTTGGTCCTACCCATTTGCAGGGGTTTAGCGAGAGTTCCGCAACCGGAGAGTTCTTCATTTTTACCGTTTACCATGGTCTTTTTATTCTGAAAGAAGGGCAGATGTATCAGTACAACGCGGGGCTGCCAACTCCCCATGTGAGCTGTGCCATCCGTACCGATGATGGCCGGCTTTGGTTCGCCTTTGGTAATTCTGGGTTTGGGTATATCCAGAAAGACAGTCTTTTTATGTATAAAAGGGAGGGTATTGAGAATTCACCAAGAAGTTTGCTTGAGGTGGGTGGAGAGCTGTGGTTAGGCCAGTTTAGGGGTAAGTTAATGAAGCATAGAAATGACTCACTGTTCAATGTCTTGCTGAATGACCGGAGACGTCATCATATCTATTCTTTTGCTCCAAACGAACAAGGGCTGTGGTTTCCGGACTATGCAGAAGGGGTTTATTTAATCAAGAAAAATGGGGAATATGATTTTATAGGTGAAGAGCATGGGCTCAATGGCCGGGTTTCCTTCACACTGATGGCTGATTCTTTCGAAAATATCTGGGTCGCAGATGCGGGCAATGGCATCTCCAGAATTGATGAATTGGCTTTTCGGCCCACTCGAAAATTCGTGAGCAACCATGGAATCTTTCAGATCGAACCGGACGCCTATGGCAATTCCTGGTATTTCATGAATGGAGGGGGATTGATTTCCGAATCGGAGGTGGGCTATGTAGAGTACCTCAATAGTGACAGATACAGCACCAGTGGAGCGGTGTCCGGGGACAGTGTTTGGATTTCGTCAGAAACCCTGGGGCTTACCTTATTGAAGGATGGGGTCTTCACCACGTATAGGATGAAAAAGGATGAGGAGCTGGACTCCACCATATACGATATTAAAATGGATGCGAACGCGAGAATTTGGGGGTGGAATTATGCCAATCGGCTCTATAGCTTCCGCAATGGTCAATTTTACAACTTCAGTTCAGCACCGGATTTAAAAGATTTTAAGTTCATCAATGTATTGCAGACGGCAGATAAGACCATCTATGCTGTGGCCCTCAACAATGGTGTGATTGCCATCAGCAACAATAAGTATGCGCACCTCAACATGGGTAATGGCTTGCTCTCCGATCAAATCTCTTTTGTTTTTCAGGATGAGAGTGGCAATACATGGTTTTGCGCCAGTGGCAGGGTGCAGGTGGTGGATGCGCAGGGACAAAGCACGGTATATCAGATCAAAGAGACCGAGAGTAATCCAATTCTCCAGATTCTGGAGACCGAAAAGGGTTCTTTCATGGCAACTACCGCATCCGGCCTTTTGCTCATGGAGAAAGATCAGGAAGGTCTGACCCACAAATTTTATGGTAAGGAAAACGGGCTCAAGCTCATTGGCAACCGCATGATCACCAGAGATCGTCAGGGGCGGATTCTCATTGGTGGAGGCACAAGTTTGAAAACATTTGATCCGTATTATCTCAAGAGTGACAAATCCCGACCCAGGCTTACCCTCAATAGAGTATTGGCAGATGGAGTAGAAGTGGATCGGGACCATTTGGAGGTAGAGCAGGAAAAGGTTGTCAATTTTGTGTTTAACAAGATCTTCTGGGGACAGCAGTCTGATCTTGTATACAAGCTCCAGCACAGGTCGCGAAGTGGCAACTGGAATCATGTGAGCTCAAATGTGATTTCATTTAAAGAGCTCCAGTATGGAAATTATGAGCTGCTTGTATACGCCGAAGGGGAGGGCAGAAAAAGTGAAGAGTTACAATTTAAGTTTACGATTCTTCCATTTTGGTATCAAACAGATGGAGCCAAGCTGATGTATTTCCTCTTGGCCGTGACATTGATTGTTGGATATATTTTCTACAGAGAAAGCCGTGCCCGAATAGCTAAAATCAGATTGCAGAAATTGGTGGATGAGCGCACGGCAGAACTTCAGGTAGAAAAGCTCAATGTTGTCCGGCAACTCCAACAAAAAGAAATCCTGATGCAGGAGGTACATCACCGGGTTAAGAATAACCTTACCTTCTTGAAGAGTTTGCTCTATCTCCGGGCCAGAGCCTCGAAGGATGCGGAGGTGAGGTTGATTCTGGACGAGTGTCAGGCCCGGATTCAGTCGATGGCACTGGTTCACCAAAATCTATACGACGTACAGGATGCGTCAGAGGTTGATTTTGATCTTTTTTTGAGAGAGCTTTTTTTTGAGTTGGAGAGTATGTTTGATCAGGACAGGTCCAATATTAACATTGAGTTGGCAGTGAGTGACTTCAAAGTGGATGTAAAGTTGTCCGTGTTTCTGGGTTTAATTCTGAACGAAATGATTACCAACTCATTCAAATATGCCTTTCCAAATGGGGAGGAGGGGAGAATCCTCGTTCGGCTAAGTCAGATGTCGGAGCATTTCGAATTGACCTATGCCGACAGTGGTTTGGGTTTTGGCGAAAGCTTTGATTTTAAAACGTCAACAGGCTTTGGTTTTAAGCTCATCAATATCCTACTCAACCAGATCGATGCGCAAATGCAATATGTAAATAATGGAATGACTACTTTCACCATAGTAATCCCGAAATGA
- a CDS encoding LytTR family DNA-binding domain-containing protein gives MKRKFNILIVEDELMIAEMTREMLLDLKYSVVGIAKDHDSAIDYLTKSEDIDLVILDINLGRKKTGIDIAEVIQDQYEIPFIYLTSYSDPKTIKKAAQTSPAAYLLKPFIKSDLYTTIEIIIARNLKSEGTILIKDGDLNVKLKTRDIHYIMSDNNYLEVFTLRKKYIVRNSLDGFLEELNDSNFIRIHRSYAANILKIEAVNGQYVLVGEAKLPLSRTHKQEVIDLFMSR, from the coding sequence ATGAAAAGGAAATTCAACATACTGATCGTAGAGGACGAACTGATGATAGCAGAGATGACCAGGGAGATGCTGCTGGATTTAAAGTATTCAGTGGTAGGAATCGCCAAGGATCACGACTCAGCGATTGATTATCTGACAAAATCAGAAGATATTGACCTGGTAATTCTTGACATCAACTTGGGACGGAAGAAAACGGGCATTGATATCGCCGAGGTGATTCAAGATCAATATGAGATCCCATTTATCTACCTTACCTCTTACTCCGACCCTAAGACCATTAAGAAGGCCGCCCAGACCTCTCCGGCAGCCTATTTGTTAAAGCCTTTTATCAAAAGTGATCTTTATACAACGATAGAAATAATTATCGCAAGAAACCTGAAAAGCGAAGGGACTATCCTCATCAAGGACGGAGATTTGAATGTGAAATTGAAAACCCGTGACATTCACTATATCATGTCTGATAACAATTACCTGGAAGTTTTTACCCTAAGAAAGAAATACATTGTTAGAAATTCACTGGACGGCTTTTTAGAAGAACTCAATGATTCCAATTTCATTAGAATTCATCGGTCTTATGCAGCCAATATACTCAAGATCGAAGCAGTAAATGGCCAATATGTATTAGTGGGAGAGGCTAAACTCCCATTGTCCCGTACCCATAAACAAGAAGTCATTGACCTTTTTATGAGTAGATAA
- a CDS encoding Ig-like domain-containing protein — translation MTTIRRKTPWLTQMVRATFLLFLSIQSSMGQDIASATFVQSKDVFSDISSPGGIWVNSDGTAIFLSGTSFSTEDVVYTYDLSVAYDLSTAVRSVAKTFTMGNSDFTITPHDLVFKPDGSMLFVVGSYFDLNTFDQGDSLYSFSLSTPFDVSTAVLANRARFDISAEEDFTSGVELNNDGSKIFIIGKTNDQVVEYNLSVAYDITTASLGNTFSVNVETGSPESFRFSQDGLMMYAVHLDMGANQSSIFTYSLSSAYDISTATYAGPGESLVLSFSDIRPLGLAFGGESKMYLFGTNDSGSPIREYDLEVAPDDVTPPVVTVDALITNVVSPELTGTIDDPTATIEVTVNGSTYTATNNGTTWTLTAGTISPDLADGTYEVSVTATDAALNEGMDATSDELIIDTTTPVVTIDELITNVVSPELTGTIDDATAMVEVTVNSSTYAATNNGTTWTLDAGTISPDLADGTYEVSVTATDAAMNAGTDATTDELVVDTTTPVVTVDELITNVVSPELTGTIDDATATIEVTVNGNAYAATNNGTTWTLAAGTITPDLTDDTYEVSVTATDAAMNVGTDATADELTIDTTAPVVTVDELITNVVSPELTGTIDEASAIIEVTVDGTAYMATNNGTTWTLAAGTISPDLADGTYEVSVLATDAAGNIGADDTDTELTIDLISPGIEIIDESGNVPTVVNGDFVVLIAFVEPGAESAEAVTGFEVSEIGLTNATLSGDMVSFDDGYLVNISPDGNGDVIIDIAADVAIDAAGNSNTAAQITVVYDIDPPTVTITGALSSIPYDDLSAFSVTFEFNELLGAEDAGFELADITVMNASVANLQVSDDPLVYTVDVTPDGNGDVTIELVEASIQDIAGNAYVGETQEMIPLSTPFNGQGTEESPFEIATKTDLKILSENSIFWNKHFIQTADITFEDSDTYTPIGIYSANPFSGSYNGMNHTISDLQISGSDEIGLFGYSIGVLQNIGLININVLGNDYVGSLVGYNRGEIQNIYATGSVSGAMQVGGLVGYNEGDATMTNSYAAVSVTGAERVGGLVGYNSGAHISFCYATGLVSGQNDVGGFLGLEIFGSVNDNFWNIDQNTIGVGFDDDPAGVTGLTTAQMQDQTEFTNWDFTDTWQMDNGCVNDGYPIFQWQANPEKVTVSLGEDISQCGGTVLLDAGNSGASYLWSTGAITQTIEVTTTGTYSVVVSKENACDGSDEIEVTINAQPEFALATPTPSCGEYTIEGPDGFASYSWSNGETTQSITVTESGTYSLTVTNEDGCTAEDEVEVTVNEIPVVTIAGADTPVCGGFEFTLTATATAGEVTWYDSETKDNVLSEVASLTTSLPNTASFWVEAVNGDCKSELKEVVVNVRYCYSGGAGTVSDPFLISNKKDLDSLMKLTDDYDKHFLQTENISFTASDFAEDGEFYNDEYGVALNTGQFTGSYDGGYHTIDGMVYIFPYVSGLFYYLNGEVRNLGLTNVSLGSGVDPDNGAGLVNILYENGRIENCYTTGALKGDVSRSLGGLVGLMYGGTVSNCYSTASVETIDARNTGGLIGETRGGSIVNSYSSGFVKGATNTGPGVPLFQGGFIGRAAAATVTNCYWDVETSNQTGSAGGTGLTTAQMKDPYSFVDAGWDFKCIGSEEIWDMDLDNINNGYPILGWQSDNESCVLILETEDSKETAIIYPSITSGLVSIRMEGRGNVDHLEVYDMMGRRVLYKDIYVPMQETKIDLSGERPGIYLVRVFSGSTQTTHRVILQN, via the coding sequence ATGACAACTATCCGCCGCAAAACTCCGTGGCTCACGCAAATGGTGAGGGCCACCTTTTTATTATTCCTGTCCATCCAATCATCCATGGGCCAGGATATAGCAAGCGCCACCTTTGTTCAGTCAAAGGATGTCTTTTCCGATATTTCTTCTCCTGGAGGGATATGGGTGAATAGTGACGGTACCGCGATATTTTTATCCGGTACAAGTTTCTCCACCGAGGACGTGGTGTATACTTATGACCTGAGTGTCGCTTACGACCTCTCCACGGCAGTTCGGAGTGTCGCCAAGACTTTTACGATGGGCAATTCTGACTTTACAATTACCCCTCACGATCTTGTGTTCAAGCCCGATGGTTCCATGCTTTTTGTGGTGGGTTCATACTTTGATCTCAACACTTTTGATCAGGGAGATAGTCTGTATTCCTTTAGTTTGAGTACTCCTTTTGATGTATCCACCGCAGTTTTGGCGAATCGCGCCAGGTTTGATATAAGTGCTGAGGAGGACTTCACTTCGGGCGTAGAGTTAAATAATGATGGTTCTAAGATTTTCATTATTGGAAAGACCAACGATCAGGTGGTAGAGTACAATTTGTCTGTTGCCTATGATATTACTACTGCATCGCTCGGTAACACATTCAGTGTGAATGTGGAAACAGGGTCTCCCGAATCGTTCAGGTTTAGCCAGGATGGTCTGATGATGTATGCAGTACACCTCGATATGGGTGCCAATCAATCTTCCATTTTTACCTATTCACTTTCTTCCGCATATGATATTTCCACAGCTACTTATGCAGGGCCAGGGGAGTCTCTGGTGCTGAGCTTTAGTGACATTCGCCCTTTGGGACTTGCATTTGGTGGAGAGAGCAAAATGTACCTCTTCGGAACTAATGATTCCGGTTCACCCATTCGTGAATATGATTTGGAAGTCGCACCAGATGATGTGACTCCCCCTGTGGTGACAGTGGATGCATTGATCACTAATGTGGTTAGTCCTGAACTGACCGGAACGATAGATGATCCCACAGCCACGATCGAAGTGACAGTGAATGGTAGTACTTACACGGCTACCAACAATGGTACCACCTGGACGTTGACTGCAGGTACCATTTCGCCTGATTTGGCGGATGGTACGTACGAGGTGAGCGTTACCGCCACCGATGCAGCCCTCAACGAAGGCATGGACGCCACATCTGACGAATTGATCATAGACACTACTACTCCAGTGGTGACAATAGATGAACTGATCACCAATGTGGTGAGTCCTGAGCTAACCGGAACGATAGATGATGCCACTGCCATGGTGGAAGTCACTGTCAATAGTAGCACCTATGCGGCTACCAACAACGGCACTACCTGGACGCTGGACGCTGGTACCATTTCACCAGATTTGGCGGACGGTACGTATGAGGTGAGCGTTACCGCCACTGATGCTGCCATGAACGCAGGTACAGATGCTACAACTGATGAATTGGTTGTAGATACCACCACACCTGTGGTGACAGTAGATGAACTGATCACCAATGTGGTGAGTCCTGAGCTGACCGGAACAATAGATGATGCCACTGCCACCATAGAAGTGACTGTGAATGGTAATGCTTACGCGGCAACTAACAATGGCACTACCTGGACACTGGCCGCCGGAACTATTACACCAGATTTGACGGACGATACTTATGAGGTGAGCGTGACTGCCACTGATGCGGCTATGAATGTAGGCACAGACGCCACAGCCGATGAATTGACCATAGATACCACCGCACCCGTGGTGACGGTAGATGAACTGATTACCAATGTGGTGAGTCCTGAACTAACGGGAACAATAGATGAGGCCAGTGCAATCATAGAAGTGACTGTGGATGGTACTGCTTACATGGCGACCAACAATGGCACTACCTGGACGCTGGCCGCTGGTACCATCTCTCCTGATTTGGCTGATGGCACCTATGAGGTGAGCGTTTTGGCTACTGACGCGGCTGGAAACATAGGGGCGGATGATACGGATACTGAACTCACCATTGATCTGATCTCACCAGGGATTGAGATCATTGATGAATCAGGAAATGTTCCCACAGTGGTCAATGGAGATTTTGTGGTGCTCATAGCGTTTGTTGAGCCTGGGGCTGAGTCAGCTGAGGCTGTAACTGGATTTGAGGTTTCTGAAATCGGCTTGACCAACGCCACCCTATCCGGTGACATGGTTTCATTTGATGATGGTTATTTGGTGAATATTTCGCCTGATGGCAATGGAGATGTGATCATAGATATTGCAGCGGATGTCGCTATAGATGCTGCTGGAAATAGCAACACTGCAGCGCAAATAACTGTGGTATACGATATCGATCCTCCTACGGTAACCATTACCGGAGCCCTTTCTTCCATACCATACGATGATCTGAGTGCCTTTTCTGTAACTTTTGAGTTCAACGAGTTGCTTGGAGCGGAGGATGCAGGCTTTGAATTGGCAGATATCACCGTGATGAATGCTAGTGTGGCAAACCTTCAGGTATCTGATGATCCTTTGGTTTATACAGTTGATGTTACCCCGGATGGAAACGGTGACGTCACCATTGAGCTGGTAGAGGCTTCTATACAGGATATTGCTGGGAATGCTTACGTAGGCGAGACCCAGGAAATGATTCCCCTGTCCACTCCATTTAACGGCCAGGGAACTGAGGAAAGTCCTTTTGAGATCGCCACCAAAACTGATCTGAAGATCCTTTCGGAGAATAGTATATTTTGGAACAAACACTTTATCCAAACTGCAGACATCACTTTTGAAGATTCAGATACTTATACTCCAATAGGCATATATTCTGCTAACCCATTTTCAGGAAGCTATAATGGAATGAATCATACTATTTCTGATCTGCAAATATCAGGTAGTGATGAAATAGGACTCTTTGGATATTCTATTGGTGTACTGCAGAATATTGGTTTAATTAATATAAATGTTTTAGGTAATGATTATGTGGGATCTTTGGTAGGCTATAATAGAGGTGAAATCCAAAATATTTATGCTACAGGGTCGGTAAGCGGGGCAATGCAAGTTGGTGGTTTGGTAGGATATAACGAAGGTGACGCTACCATGACCAATTCTTACGCTGCAGTTTCGGTTACGGGTGCAGAAAGAGTAGGAGGCTTAGTAGGGTACAATAGTGGGGCGCATATCAGTTTTTGTTATGCGACAGGTTTAGTAAGTGGACAAAATGATGTTGGTGGATTTCTTGGTTTGGAAATTTTTGGTAGTGTCAATGATAATTTCTGGAACATAGATCAAAATACGATAGGAGTAGGTTTTGATGATGACCCTGCGGGAGTCACCGGCCTCACCACTGCCCAAATGCAAGATCAAACTGAGTTTACCAACTGGGACTTCACAGATACCTGGCAAATGGACAATGGCTGTGTCAATGATGGCTACCCTATTTTTCAATGGCAGGCTAACCCGGAAAAGGTCACTGTCAGTTTGGGTGAGGATATATCACAATGCGGAGGAACGGTCCTCCTTGATGCAGGCAATTCTGGTGCCAGCTACCTTTGGAGTACTGGAGCTATTACCCAAACCATTGAAGTCACCACTACAGGAACATATTCAGTTGTGGTCAGCAAAGAAAACGCCTGTGACGGCTCAGATGAAATTGAGGTCACCATTAATGCACAACCTGAATTTGCGCTAGCCACTCCAACTCCATCGTGTGGTGAGTATACCATAGAAGGCCCTGATGGGTTTGCTTCCTATAGCTGGAGCAATGGAGAGACCACTCAGTCTATTACAGTAACTGAAAGCGGGACTTATTCGCTGACAGTAACCAACGAAGATGGCTGTACGGCTGAGGATGAAGTGGAGGTGACCGTCAATGAAATTCCGGTTGTCACGATTGCTGGTGCAGATACTCCGGTCTGTGGAGGATTCGAATTTACGTTGACTGCTACAGCGACTGCCGGGGAGGTGACCTGGTATGATTCTGAGACTAAAGACAATGTGCTTTCTGAAGTGGCAAGTTTAACCACCTCACTGCCTAACACCGCAAGCTTCTGGGTAGAGGCCGTCAATGGTGACTGTAAGAGTGAGCTGAAAGAGGTGGTAGTGAATGTGAGGTATTGCTATAGTGGTGGAGCGGGAACAGTGAGTGACCCTTTTCTGATCAGCAATAAGAAGGATCTGGATTCACTGATGAAGTTGACGGATGATTATGATAAGCATTTTCTGCAAACGGAGAATATTTCTTTTACTGCTTCGGATTTTGCCGAGGATGGTGAGTTTTACAATGATGAGTATGGGGTAGCGCTTAATACTGGGCAATTCACTGGCAGTTATGATGGTGGCTATCACACCATTGACGGGATGGTCTATATATTTCCATATGTGAGCGGCCTCTTTTATTATCTCAACGGAGAGGTCAGGAATTTAGGGCTTACGAATGTGAGTTTAGGTAGTGGTGTTGATCCTGACAATGGTGCCGGACTCGTAAACATCCTTTATGAGAACGGGAGAATAGAAAATTGTTATACGACTGGAGCTCTGAAAGGGGATGTCTCTCGGTCATTAGGAGGGCTCGTAGGGCTGATGTATGGGGGTACAGTGAGTAATTGCTATTCAACCGCCTCTGTAGAAACGATAGATGCGAGAAATACCGGAGGCTTAATAGGAGAAACCAGAGGCGGAAGTATCGTGAATTCATATTCCTCAGGATTCGTGAAAGGTGCCACCAATACCGGGCCGGGTGTGCCTTTGTTTCAGGGCGGCTTTATAGGTCGTGCGGCAGCTGCTACCGTTACCAATTGCTACTGGGATGTGGAAACCAGCAATCAGACTGGCAGTGCCGGTGGC